One Kitasatospora sp. NBC_01266 genomic window carries:
- the hypF gene encoding carbamoyltransferase HypF, which produces MSAEAVRRTLEVTGFVQGVGFRPYVYRLATQHLLGGWVRNDSQGVTICVEGPRAAADLFGADLLERLPELARVDACTVVAEEPVRDWSASFTIRRSESSGAGGALVTPDSHTCADCARELFDPGDRRHGYPLLNCTNCGPRYSIIRSVPYDRPRTTMADFAMCPQCLAEYHSPADRRFHAQPNACWTCGPQVRLLLPDGSEVDTPDPVAAAAALLGAGRILAVKALGGYQLMADPTSLRAVAELRARKERGGKPFALLGRDSATVAVHTVLDERERRLLESPGRPIVLLRARPDSGLAPDIAPGSSTLGFMLPATPLQHLLLAAAGPVLIATSANAPDEPMVRTEQEALGSLRGLDALLVHDREIHTRVDDSIARIVHSTLDPKVSFVRRARGYVPDPLPTPFPVPPVLALGAELKNTVCLGEGGNLYVSQHIGDLKSVANQEFFAETITRLRTLFGVTPRYVAHDLHPDFHSTRYAAACQDVTLVAVQHHHAHMAACMADNGLDRPVIGVVFDGTGYGPDGTIWGGEFLIGDYRGFERKAHLARFRLPGGDRAVREPDRIAIALLGQHFGPDAARLPLDLLRRRDPFEVGVLLRMAERGVSAPETSSMGRLFDAVSALLGVCERVGYEGQAAIELEQLIAWDQTPVTPWPVRLRPAGDCLVIDHRPWLEALVAELGDPDRSPAQLSRAFHESVVHAVLETCLRLSHESGLRDVVLSGGVFLNQHLLIRSEQELTRAGLRVHTHSRIPTNDGGLSAGQAMVAAARAAGRERP; this is translated from the coding sequence ATGAGCGCCGAGGCGGTCCGCCGCACGCTCGAGGTCACCGGCTTCGTGCAGGGCGTGGGTTTTCGGCCCTACGTGTACCGCCTGGCCACCCAGCACCTGCTCGGCGGCTGGGTGCGCAACGACAGCCAGGGCGTGACGATCTGCGTCGAAGGCCCGCGCGCGGCGGCCGACCTGTTCGGTGCCGACCTGCTCGAGCGGCTGCCGGAGCTGGCCCGGGTCGACGCCTGCACGGTGGTCGCCGAGGAACCGGTGCGGGACTGGTCGGCCTCCTTCACCATCCGCCGCAGCGAGTCGAGCGGCGCCGGCGGAGCGCTGGTCACCCCCGACAGCCACACCTGCGCCGACTGCGCGCGGGAGCTGTTCGACCCGGGCGACCGGCGCCACGGCTACCCGCTGCTCAACTGCACCAACTGCGGCCCGCGGTACAGCATCATCCGGTCCGTCCCCTACGACCGCCCGCGGACCACCATGGCGGACTTCGCGATGTGCCCGCAGTGCCTGGCCGAGTACCACTCGCCTGCCGACCGGCGCTTCCACGCCCAGCCGAACGCCTGCTGGACCTGCGGCCCGCAGGTGCGGCTGCTGCTCCCGGACGGCTCCGAGGTCGACACACCCGACCCGGTGGCCGCGGCCGCCGCCCTGCTGGGTGCGGGCCGGATCCTGGCGGTCAAGGCCCTGGGCGGCTACCAGTTGATGGCCGATCCGACCAGCCTCCGCGCGGTGGCCGAGCTGCGGGCCCGCAAGGAGCGCGGCGGCAAGCCCTTCGCGCTGCTCGGGCGGGACAGCGCGACGGTCGCCGTGCACACCGTGCTGGACGAGCGGGAACGGCGCCTGCTGGAATCTCCGGGGCGGCCGATCGTGCTGCTGCGGGCCCGGCCGGACAGCGGACTGGCGCCGGACATCGCCCCGGGCTCCAGCACGCTCGGCTTCATGCTGCCGGCCACGCCGCTGCAGCACCTGCTGCTCGCCGCCGCCGGGCCGGTGCTCATCGCGACCAGCGCCAACGCCCCGGACGAGCCCATGGTCCGCACCGAGCAGGAGGCGCTGGGCTCGCTGCGGGGCCTGGACGCGCTCCTGGTGCACGACCGGGAGATCCACACCCGGGTGGACGACTCGATCGCCCGGATCGTGCACAGCACCCTCGACCCGAAGGTCAGCTTCGTGCGCCGCGCCCGCGGCTACGTCCCCGACCCGCTGCCGACGCCCTTCCCCGTGCCACCCGTCCTCGCCCTCGGCGCGGAGCTCAAGAACACCGTCTGCCTGGGCGAGGGCGGCAACCTCTACGTCAGCCAGCACATCGGCGACCTCAAGAGCGTGGCGAACCAGGAGTTCTTCGCCGAGACCATCACCCGGCTGCGCACCCTGTTCGGCGTGACGCCGCGGTACGTCGCCCACGACCTGCACCCCGACTTCCACAGCACCCGCTACGCCGCCGCCTGCCAGGACGTGACCTTGGTCGCCGTCCAGCACCACCACGCCCACATGGCCGCCTGCATGGCGGACAACGGGCTGGACCGGCCGGTGATCGGGGTAGTGTTCGACGGCACCGGCTACGGCCCCGACGGCACGATCTGGGGAGGCGAGTTCCTGATCGGCGACTACCGCGGCTTCGAGCGCAAGGCCCACCTGGCCCGCTTCCGGCTGCCCGGCGGCGACCGGGCCGTGCGGGAGCCCGACCGGATCGCCATCGCCCTGCTGGGCCAGCACTTCGGGCCGGACGCGGCACGGTTGCCGCTGGACCTGCTGCGCCGGCGGGACCCCTTCGAGGTCGGCGTCCTGCTGAGGATGGCCGAGCGGGGCGTCAGCGCGCCCGAGACCTCCAGCATGGGACGGCTCTTCGATGCCGTCTCCGCGCTGCTCGGCGTCTGCGAGCGGGTCGGCTACGAGGGCCAGGCGGCCATCGAACTCGAGCAGTTGATCGCCTGGGACCAGACGCCGGTCACGCCCTGGCCGGTGCGGCTGCGGCCGGCGGGTGACTGCCTGGTGATCGATCACCGGCCCTGGCTGGAAGCCCTGGTGGCGGAGCTCGGCGACCCGGACCGGTCCCCGGCGCAGCTCAGCCGGGCCTTCCACGAGAGCGTGGTGCACGCGGTGCTGGAGACCTGCCTGCGGCTGTCGCACGAGAGCGGGCTGCGCGACGTGGTGCTCAGCGGTGGCGTGTTCCTCAACCAGCACCTGCTGATCAGGTCCGAACAGGAACTCACCCGGGCCGGCCTGCGGGTCCACACCCACAGCCGCATCCCAACCAACGACGGCGGTCTCAGCGCGGGTCAGGCCATGGTGGCCGCCGCCCGCGCGGCCGGACGGGAGCGGCCATGA
- the hypE gene encoding hydrogenase expression/formation protein HypE — protein sequence MTEKVVLDHGAGGGMSQELITGTIARILGDTYIGEMEDSAVLELTGTRIAMTTDSFVVDPVFFDGGDIGKIAVAGTVNDLAVSGARPLYLTLAIVLEEGFELEALRRILHSVRDTARAAGVRIVAGDTKVVRRGEADGIFLNTAGVGLVERPHTLSSRTLRVGDQVIVTGFLGDHSIHLLSLREGLGFEQRVRSDCAVLNHVVADVLDACGAGVRCLRDITRGGLGTVVNEFAQASATAVELLESALPIRPETAMAADMLGVDVMYLANEGNLCLVVAPEQATAALDALHAHPETARAAVVGQVVAGAPGTVRLLGADGRRSTVDLLYGAQLPRLC from the coding sequence GTGACCGAGAAGGTCGTCCTGGACCACGGAGCCGGCGGCGGCATGAGCCAGGAGCTCATCACCGGAACCATCGCGCGGATTCTCGGCGACACCTACATCGGTGAGATGGAGGACAGCGCGGTGCTGGAGCTCACGGGCACCCGCATCGCCATGACGACCGACTCCTTCGTGGTCGACCCCGTCTTCTTCGACGGCGGCGACATCGGGAAGATCGCCGTCGCCGGCACCGTCAACGACCTCGCGGTGAGCGGCGCGCGCCCGCTCTACCTGACGCTGGCGATCGTGCTGGAGGAGGGCTTCGAACTCGAGGCCCTGCGGCGGATCCTGCACTCCGTGCGGGACACCGCCCGAGCCGCGGGCGTGCGGATCGTGGCGGGCGACACCAAGGTGGTCCGGCGCGGCGAGGCCGACGGGATCTTCCTCAACACCGCCGGTGTCGGCCTGGTCGAACGCCCGCACACGCTGTCCAGCCGGACCCTGCGGGTCGGCGACCAGGTCATCGTCACCGGCTTCCTCGGCGACCACAGCATCCACCTCCTCTCGCTGCGCGAAGGGCTCGGCTTCGAGCAGCGGGTGCGCAGCGACTGCGCCGTGCTCAACCACGTCGTAGCGGATGTCCTGGACGCGTGCGGCGCGGGTGTGCGCTGCCTGCGCGACATCACCCGCGGCGGACTGGGCACGGTCGTCAACGAGTTCGCCCAGGCCTCGGCCACCGCCGTCGAACTCCTCGAGTCGGCCCTGCCGATCCGGCCGGAGACGGCGATGGCGGCCGACATGCTGGGGGTGGACGTGATGTACCTCGCCAACGAGGGCAACCTCTGCCTGGTCGTCGCGCCCGAGCAGGCGACGGCCGCCCTGGACGCGCTGCACGCCCACCCCGAGACCGCGCGGGCCGCGGTGGTCGGACAGGTCGTGGCGGGCGCACCGGGCACCGTGCGGCTGCTCGGCGCGGACGGCCGGCGCAGCACCGTCGACCTGCTCTACGGAGCCCAGTTGCCAAGGCTCTGCTGA
- a CDS encoding isochorismatase family cysteine hydrolase translates to MLRYAILTNDLQRDLVDKNPQRKANVAAMTPSFVHFLDQLRELGVVVIHLQLIYDEGDKKLELHDGRIPVLRGTPGAELLPEFVHPSDVVMEKKKDSGFFETKLHEYLAEHRIDTVIITGMQAQVCIQTTAADAHFRGYNVVVPSDGVVSTRDEDRLRALEWLASYCAVVTPMAEVVERIRGGVGFDFSVQALP, encoded by the coding sequence ATGCTCCGATATGCGATCCTGACCAACGATCTGCAGCGTGACCTGGTCGACAAGAACCCGCAGCGCAAGGCCAACGTGGCGGCGATGACGCCGTCCTTCGTGCACTTCCTCGACCAGCTGCGGGAGTTGGGCGTCGTCGTCATCCACCTCCAGCTGATCTACGACGAGGGCGACAAGAAGCTCGAACTCCACGACGGGCGGATCCCGGTACTGCGCGGCACGCCGGGGGCCGAACTGCTGCCGGAGTTCGTGCACCCCTCGGACGTCGTCATGGAGAAGAAGAAGGACAGCGGCTTCTTCGAGACGAAGCTGCACGAGTACCTGGCGGAGCACCGGATCGACACCGTGATCATCACGGGCATGCAGGCGCAGGTGTGCATCCAGACCACCGCGGCCGACGCCCACTTCCGCGGCTACAACGTGGTCGTGCCGAGCGACGGAGTGGTCTCGACCCGCGACGAGGACCGGCTGCGGGCGCTGGAGTGGCTCGCCTCCTACTGCGCCGTGGTGACCCCGATGGCCGAGGTGGTCGAGCGGATCCGCGGCGGCGTCGGCTTCGACTTCTCCGTGCAGGCGCTGCCGTGA
- a CDS encoding arginase family protein gives MPDQSPALAGSADLFVIGVPFEGGAGGAGGASRGPERVRELSSRLKTTDRRGRDASHLRLRDLGDVQTWRFDLARSIAQLETVYRSVFQEVDAPVLTFGGDHSITYPIVLGASQERELGLIWFDAHPDVLDGYQGSAISHGSPLRRIIDAGVIAPQDVLLVGTRAYDPGEVDFIRKTGINEIPAAVFTDDPADARARYRQHLREIAERVGHFYVTVDIDVLDASCVPGTGTPVAGGFGTGELIGLLELLPEPVIGYDIVEFAPGHDVGGMTGHAVLAITTAVLARIAAAR, from the coding sequence GTGCCGGACCAGTCGCCGGCACTGGCGGGGTCGGCCGACCTGTTCGTGATCGGTGTGCCCTTCGAGGGCGGTGCGGGCGGCGCCGGCGGCGCCTCCCGGGGGCCGGAGCGGGTCCGCGAGCTGTCGAGCCGGCTCAAGACGACCGACCGGCGCGGCCGGGACGCCTCCCACCTGCGGTTGCGCGACCTGGGCGACGTCCAGACCTGGCGGTTCGACCTCGCCCGGTCGATCGCGCAGCTGGAGACCGTCTACCGGTCGGTGTTCCAGGAGGTCGACGCCCCCGTGCTGACCTTCGGCGGCGACCACTCGATCACCTACCCCATCGTCCTGGGCGCATCCCAGGAACGGGAGTTGGGACTGATCTGGTTCGACGCCCACCCCGACGTGCTGGACGGCTACCAGGGTTCCGCGATCTCGCACGGCTCCCCGCTGCGCCGGATCATCGACGCCGGCGTGATCGCACCGCAGGACGTGCTGCTGGTGGGGACGCGGGCGTACGACCCGGGCGAAGTCGACTTCATCCGCAAGACGGGCATCAACGAGATCCCGGCGGCGGTCTTCACCGACGATCCGGCCGACGCCCGCGCCCGCTACCGGCAGCACCTGCGGGAGATCGCCGAACGGGTCGGCCACTTCTACGTCACGGTCGACATCGACGTGCTGGACGCCTCCTGCGTCCCCGGCACCGGCACACCGGTGGCCGGCGGTTTCGGCACCGGCGAGCTGATCGGCCTGCTGGAACTGCTCCCGGAGCCCGTCATCGGCTACGACATCGTCGAGTTCGCGCCCGGCCACGACGTCGGCGGGATGACCGGCCACGCGGTGCTGGCGATCACCACGGCCGTGCTGGCCCGGATCGCCGCCGCGCGGTGA
- a CDS encoding ATP-grasp domain-containing protein: protein MPPFSAARPPAFLLFTDLPKAGPYLAAIARRGLRSLVVTGPPQWPLEHVAVSYVGRPGHPFEAVERLDFRAPEDLSAILAQVARWASEYDIQGVFASSETFVEPAGQSADLLGLPGVGLRAARVCRNKQLQRLYLDEWSPVSVLASSGREAVLTALGERYPVISKPLDLYCSIGVRVLRDREALEAHLDEVVSGPPVLLEQRVSGREFSVESIIAGGRVVFSSVTQKSTNEDESDFFVEMGHTVPACNLSPAEAERLRQAQAAILARLDFGTGMAHGEYRILPDGGVALMEIAARPPGDGLMHVYHLATGASIEASVIDAALGLPVEHPQPRRWARQIYFDHDPGKLAGVAVAGSAEVEPFWVVDHGLWPEVEPVAPGAPPALRKLLVLKAPGAELGPLTDSFGRVVTALFDAPDPEQLERFDAATREAVRVLVN from the coding sequence ATGCCGCCGTTCAGCGCCGCCCGGCCGCCCGCCTTCCTGCTCTTCACCGACCTGCCCAAGGCCGGTCCGTATCTGGCGGCCATCGCCCGCCGGGGCCTGCGCAGCCTGGTGGTCACCGGGCCGCCGCAGTGGCCGCTGGAGCACGTCGCGGTCTCCTACGTCGGCCGGCCGGGGCATCCGTTCGAGGCGGTGGAGCGGCTCGACTTCCGCGCGCCCGAGGACCTTTCGGCGATCCTGGCCCAAGTCGCCCGGTGGGCCTCGGAGTACGACATCCAGGGCGTGTTCGCCTCGTCGGAGACCTTCGTGGAGCCCGCCGGGCAGAGCGCCGACCTGCTCGGGCTGCCCGGGGTGGGGCTGCGGGCCGCCCGGGTCTGCCGGAACAAGCAGCTGCAACGGCTCTACCTGGACGAGTGGAGCCCCGTGTCGGTGCTGGCGAGCAGCGGGCGGGAAGCGGTGCTGACGGCGCTCGGCGAGCGGTACCCGGTGATCTCCAAGCCGCTCGACCTCTACTGCAGCATCGGGGTCCGGGTGCTCAGGGACCGCGAGGCGCTCGAAGCGCACCTCGACGAGGTGGTGTCCGGGCCGCCCGTCCTGCTCGAACAGCGCGTCTCGGGACGTGAGTTCAGCGTGGAGAGCATCATCGCGGGCGGCCGGGTGGTCTTCTCCTCGGTCACCCAGAAGTCGACCAACGAGGACGAGAGCGACTTCTTCGTCGAGATGGGGCACACCGTGCCGGCCTGCAACCTCAGCCCGGCGGAGGCCGAGCGGCTGCGGCAGGCGCAGGCGGCGATCCTGGCGCGGCTGGACTTCGGCACCGGCATGGCGCACGGCGAGTACCGCATCCTGCCGGACGGCGGCGTCGCCTTGATGGAGATCGCCGCCCGCCCGCCGGGCGACGGGCTGATGCACGTCTACCACCTGGCCACCGGTGCCTCGATCGAGGCCTCGGTGATCGACGCCGCGCTCGGCCTGCCGGTCGAGCACCCGCAACCACGGCGCTGGGCCCGGCAGATCTACTTCGACCACGATCCGGGAAAGCTCGCCGGAGTCGCCGTCGCGGGCTCCGCCGAGGTCGAGCCCTTCTGGGTGGTGGACCACGGCCTGTGGCCCGAGGTCGAACCCGTCGCTCCCGGCGCGCCGCCCGCGCTGCGCAAGCTCCTCGTCCTCAAGGCGCCCGGAGCGGAACTGGGGCCGCTGACCGACTCCTTCGGCCGGGTCGTCACCGCCCTGTTCGACGCGCCCGATCCCGAGCAGCTGGAGCGGTTCGACGCCGCGACCCGCGAGGCGGTCCGCGTGCTCGTCAACTAG
- a CDS encoding MFS transporter: protein MATGPSRTRDQEAGTPRPRSPRAVARQALGRLPKSRAARVFVLVALVDAFGRGFFLAGSTLFYTQVIGLGVGQVGLGLSIAGLCGVACALPIGRLADRIGDGPTLIALQLWRAAAFLIYPFVHDFRLFVLVACLVGAVEQAVGPIIQSVAGATAEEGSPVESMALIAVVRNAAYALSAVIATAVIAMASSGTYVGFVLANALAFLVTAALLTRLRLPRRSPRRSGHADPGGGRLLPFRNPRFLLLSLANGILYLHLSILSVGFPLWIVTRTHAPRGLVGVVLMLNTVLAVALQVRLSKGGDDLGRAGRKQRAAGASLALFCVLTAATASLDGVAAGALLVLAAIPLTLGELWQSAGGWGISYGLSPESERTYYLSAYQLGATGLTVAGPALLSLAVVGEGAAGWLGLGALFALTGLAVPLLSRLGAPAGR, encoded by the coding sequence ATGGCGACAGGGCCCAGCAGGACCCGCGACCAGGAAGCCGGCACCCCCCGTCCCCGGAGCCCGCGGGCCGTGGCCCGGCAGGCCCTGGGGCGGCTGCCGAAGTCGCGGGCCGCCAGGGTCTTCGTCCTGGTCGCCCTGGTGGACGCCTTCGGCCGGGGGTTCTTCCTGGCCGGCTCGACCCTCTTCTACACCCAGGTGATCGGCCTCGGGGTCGGGCAGGTCGGCCTCGGGCTCTCCATCGCCGGACTCTGCGGTGTCGCCTGCGCGTTGCCGATCGGGCGGCTGGCCGACCGGATCGGCGACGGGCCCACGCTGATCGCCCTGCAGCTCTGGCGCGCCGCCGCCTTCCTGATCTACCCCTTCGTGCACGACTTCCGCCTCTTCGTCCTGGTCGCCTGCCTGGTCGGCGCGGTGGAGCAGGCGGTCGGGCCGATCATCCAGTCGGTGGCCGGCGCGACGGCCGAGGAGGGCTCACCCGTCGAGTCCATGGCCCTGATCGCCGTGGTCCGCAACGCCGCCTACGCACTCTCCGCCGTGATCGCCACCGCCGTCATCGCGATGGCGAGCTCCGGCACCTACGTCGGCTTCGTCCTGGCCAACGCGCTGGCGTTCCTGGTGACCGCGGCCCTGCTGACCCGGCTGCGGCTGCCCCGGCGGTCACCGCGCCGCAGCGGGCACGCCGACCCCGGCGGCGGCAGGCTGCTGCCGTTCCGCAACCCGCGCTTCCTGCTGCTCTCGCTGGCCAACGGCATCCTCTACCTCCACCTGTCGATCCTCTCGGTCGGATTCCCGCTCTGGATCGTCACCCGCACGCACGCGCCGCGCGGACTGGTCGGCGTCGTCCTGATGCTGAACACCGTGCTGGCCGTCGCCCTCCAGGTACGCCTCAGCAAGGGCGGCGACGACCTCGGCCGGGCCGGGCGCAAGCAGCGGGCAGCGGGAGCCTCGTTGGCCCTGTTCTGCGTGCTCACCGCCGCCACCGCGTCACTGGACGGCGTCGCGGCCGGCGCGCTGCTGGTGCTCGCCGCGATACCGCTCACCCTGGGCGAACTGTGGCAGTCGGCCGGCGGCTGGGGCATCTCCTACGGCCTGTCGCCCGAGAGCGAACGCACCTACTACCTGAGCGCGTACCAACTCGGCGCCACCGGGCTGACGGTGGCCGGGCCCGCGCTGCTCTCGCTGGCCGTGGTCGGCGAGGGGGCGGCCGGCTGGCTCGGCCTCGGCGCCCTGTTCGCCCTCACCGGCCTGGCCGTCCCGCTGCTGAGCCGGTTGGGCGCCCCCGCCGGACGATGA
- a CDS encoding LacI family DNA-binding transcriptional regulator — MTATDVARVARVSQSTVSLVLNGKWRGRISEQTARRVLATADELAYRINHAARSLRLGRTGTILLVVPTIADPVFAAVHAGAARLGASTGLGVVVFPLGAEDGRGPFPVPRQALDGVIACAVAASAVSQLRIGLPLVVLDEAPAVGTPAVTMDIGGGMAKALAHLIALGHRRILHVRAERRAWTFARRAEVFDHCVLSHPFVTATRLRCPFAPADLRERLLRVLAAPDRPTAVVCDDDAIAMGVYAASVALDLTVGQDLSVIGFNDLPTAAPVSPPLTSVRLPFEELGSLGLRTLIGLRDGTVGESAAQVAELPTELVVRQSVGPAPSARTW, encoded by the coding sequence GTGACCGCCACCGATGTGGCGCGCGTCGCGCGGGTCTCCCAGTCCACCGTGTCACTGGTCCTCAACGGCAAGTGGCGGGGCCGGATCAGCGAGCAGACCGCGCGGCGCGTGCTGGCGACCGCCGACGAGCTGGCCTACCGGATCAACCACGCGGCCCGCAGCCTGCGGCTCGGGAGGACCGGCACGATCCTGCTGGTGGTGCCGACCATCGCCGATCCCGTCTTCGCCGCCGTGCACGCCGGCGCCGCCCGGCTGGGCGCCAGCACCGGCCTCGGGGTCGTGGTCTTCCCGCTGGGCGCGGAGGACGGCCGCGGCCCGTTCCCCGTCCCGCGCCAGGCCCTGGACGGTGTCATCGCCTGCGCGGTCGCCGCGAGCGCCGTGTCGCAGCTGCGGATCGGGCTGCCGCTCGTCGTCCTCGACGAGGCGCCCGCGGTCGGCACCCCCGCCGTGACCATGGACATCGGCGGCGGCATGGCCAAGGCGCTCGCCCACCTCATCGCGCTCGGGCACCGGCGCATCCTGCACGTGCGGGCCGAACGGCGCGCCTGGACCTTCGCCCGCCGGGCGGAGGTCTTCGACCACTGCGTGCTCAGCCACCCGTTCGTGACGGCGACCCGGCTCCGCTGCCCCTTCGCGCCCGCCGACCTCCGCGAGCGGCTGCTCCGGGTGCTCGCCGCGCCCGACCGCCCGACGGCGGTGGTCTGCGACGACGACGCCATCGCGATGGGCGTCTACGCCGCGTCCGTCGCACTGGATCTGACGGTGGGTCAGGACCTCTCGGTGATCGGCTTCAACGACCTGCCGACCGCAGCGCCGGTCTCGCCGCCGCTGACCTCCGTCCGGCTCCCGTTCGAGGAGTTGGGGTCGCTGGGCCTGCGGACCCTGATCGGCTTGCGCGACGGAACGGTGGGGGAGTCCGCCGCGCAGGTCGCCGAGTTGCCGACCGAACTCGTCGTGCGGCAGTCCGTCGGTCCCGCCCCGTCGGCGCGGACCTGGTGA
- the speB gene encoding agmatinase, whose amino-acid sequence MDRRPAYNERHRRNPLRPNPPKSATGHAEAREERSGLSGMRARRRLKDVPEVKRRELTERSLDLGLEAARSVKDRNISLFSRGLDPMFAGIPTFLKSPYVENIRDIGRYDVAVVGAPFDMGTTYRSGARFGPQAVRRISALYDSYSPDLGMDLLEEVTIGDAGDIFVIPANIEKTFDQVDLGVSHILDLGAFPVIIGGDHSIGYPDAKAIAKHIDGRLGIIHFDRHIDTAITTMDERMHTTHWSHATDLPNVPASNLVQIGIGGWIGNHSGVQVAEERDTTVITMFDVEELGIDHAMEIALEIAWQDVDAVYLSFDIDVVDPGYAPGTGTPEPGGMSPREALKAVRMVAQEGLVGMDLVEIAPPYDVADTTSQLGARVIMDTLATLVENGHLGTRLTNEQRARAEADRDREAGLEGNPGSAAP is encoded by the coding sequence ATGGACCGTCGCCCCGCGTACAACGAGCGCCATCGTCGCAACCCGCTGCGCCCCAATCCCCCGAAGTCCGCGACAGGGCACGCCGAGGCCCGGGAGGAGCGCTCCGGCCTGTCCGGGATGCGCGCCAGGCGGCGGTTGAAGGACGTGCCCGAGGTGAAACGGCGGGAGCTGACCGAACGGTCCCTGGACCTGGGCCTGGAGGCCGCGCGGTCGGTCAAGGACCGGAACATCTCGCTGTTCTCGCGGGGCCTGGACCCGATGTTCGCGGGCATCCCCACGTTCCTGAAGTCCCCCTACGTCGAGAACATCCGCGACATAGGCCGCTACGACGTGGCCGTGGTCGGCGCGCCGTTCGACATGGGCACCACCTACCGCTCCGGTGCCCGCTTCGGGCCGCAGGCAGTGCGCCGCATCTCGGCGTTGTACGACTCCTACAGCCCCGACCTCGGCATGGACCTGCTGGAGGAGGTCACCATCGGCGACGCGGGCGACATCTTCGTCATCCCCGCCAACATCGAGAAGACCTTCGACCAGGTCGACCTCGGCGTGTCCCACATCCTCGACCTGGGCGCGTTCCCCGTGATCATCGGCGGCGACCACAGCATCGGCTATCCCGATGCCAAGGCCATCGCGAAGCACATCGACGGCCGACTCGGCATCATCCACTTCGACCGGCACATCGACACCGCCATCACCACCATGGACGAGCGGATGCACACCACCCACTGGTCGCACGCCACGGACCTGCCCAACGTGCCCGCCTCGAACCTGGTCCAGATCGGCATCGGCGGCTGGATAGGCAACCACTCCGGCGTCCAGGTCGCCGAGGAACGCGACACCACGGTCATCACCATGTTCGACGTCGAGGAACTGGGCATCGACCACGCCATGGAGATCGCGCTCGAGATCGCGTGGCAGGACGTGGACGCGGTCTACCTCTCCTTCGACATCGACGTGGTGGACCCCGGCTACGCGCCGGGCACCGGCACACCCGAACCGGGCGGGATGTCCCCACGCGAAGCGCTCAAGGCCGTACGGATGGTGGCGCAGGAGGGGCTGGTGGGAATGGACCTCGTCGAGATCGCGCCGCCGTACGACGTCGCCGACACCACCTCCCAACTCGGCGCCCGCGTCATCATGGACACCCTCGCCACCCTCGTCGAGAACGGACACCTGGGCACCCGGCTCACCAACGAGCAACGCGCCCGGGCCGAAGCCGACCGCGACCGCGAAGCCGGCCTCGAAGGTAATCCTGGTTCGGCAGCGCCGTGA
- a CDS encoding alpha/beta fold hydrolase has translation MEEAIAGAWIAVLGVDRAGIHDNFFELGGQSINAVRIASRISEAGWRVSLQQIMRHITIAELAAAISEPPSAATAAPAGLMVRLTEGRHQDLPILFCVHPGGGSTHSYRELAARLAGSFEVYGVQAAGLNPGEAPIVGIEAMAARYWEEIRSVQPDGPCLLLGWSTGAVVAHELCVQRPDEVAAAFLLEPAVTGPEQRARFERYTEVYRRVNDLWRRGQRQTGAERAETERALKRLAPQMNIEVDAVTLDEWLPYEVLEAEVRSLAAYRPGRAFTRSTLFVSESVRTAGPEGTADEVGPAQYTAHWQQRYPAGLEVLDMPGRHLQMVHGAEQLAGVAEALDKLTRVLV, from the coding sequence GTGGAAGAGGCGATCGCGGGTGCCTGGATCGCGGTGCTGGGCGTCGACCGGGCCGGTATCCACGACAACTTCTTCGAGCTCGGCGGGCAGTCGATCAACGCGGTCCGGATCGCCTCCCGGATCAGCGAGGCGGGTTGGCGGGTCAGCCTGCAGCAGATCATGCGGCACATCACGATCGCCGAGCTGGCAGCCGCGATCAGCGAGCCCCCGAGCGCCGCGACCGCCGCACCGGCCGGGCTGATGGTCCGGCTGACCGAGGGCCGGCACCAGGACCTGCCCATCCTGTTCTGCGTCCACCCGGGCGGCGGCAGCACCCACTCCTACCGGGAGCTGGCCGCCCGGCTGGCCGGCTCGTTCGAGGTCTACGGCGTGCAGGCGGCCGGGCTGAACCCGGGCGAGGCACCGATCGTCGGCATCGAGGCGATGGCGGCCCGGTACTGGGAGGAGATCCGCTCGGTCCAGCCGGACGGGCCGTGCCTGCTGCTGGGCTGGTCGACGGGGGCGGTGGTGGCGCACGAACTCTGCGTGCAGCGCCCGGACGAGGTCGCGGCGGCCTTCCTGCTCGAACCGGCCGTCACCGGGCCCGAGCAGCGCGCGCGGTTCGAGCGGTACACCGAGGTCTACCGGCGGGTCAACGACCTCTGGCGGCGCGGCCAGCGGCAGACCGGTGCCGAGCGCGCCGAGACGGAGCGCGCCCTCAAGCGGCTGGCACCGCAGATGAACATCGAGGTGGACGCCGTCACCCTGGACGAGTGGCTCCCCTACGAGGTGCTGGAGGCCGAGGTCCGCTCGCTCGCCGCCTACCGGCCGGGGCGCGCCTTCACCCGCAGCACCCTCTTCGTCAGCGAGTCCGTCCGCACCGCCGGCCCCGAGGGCACCGCCGACGAGGTGGGCCCCGCGCAGTACACCGCCCACTGGCAGCAGCGCTACCCGGCCGGCCTGGAGGTCCTGGACATGCCGGGGCGGCACCTGCAGATGGTGCACGGTGCCGAACAACTGGCGGGTGTGGCCGAAGCACTCGACAAGCTGACCCGGGTGCTGGTCTGA